GTGCTTTTGGCCTCTTCCCACACCTTAGAGGAACTCACCGAAATTCTTGGTGCAGACTCTGTAATGTATTTACCTATGAGTAAGTTGAAGAAAGTGTTGGGAGATGATTGGAAAGATTTTTGTTTCTCTTGCTTTACTGGTAGTTACAATCAAGATACCGTTTCTGAATCAATCTACAGAGAGTTTTTGAATTATAAGCCTCCAATTCTGATGCAGTTTGAGAGTTATTGACTGTGCATTTCCCTTATGCTATAATATTATAACAAGCGGGAGTAGTTCAGTGGTAGAACATCACCTTGCCAAGGTGAGGGTCGCGGGTTCAAGTCCCGTCTCCCGCTTTTTTTATTTTGAATAAACTTCCCTCTCGCTCCATAATTACCCTATGGAAGTTGCTCTAATTGGTATAGGTTATTGGGGTAAGAATATTTTGAGGAATCTCAAAGAGCTTGGTGCTCTCAAGTGTGCGTATGACAGCTCACCCGAAAGAGTCTCTCAAATTAAAGCGCAATATCCAGATCTAAATTTTTGTGGCTCAATAGAAGATATCTGGGGAGAGCCCTCAATTAGAGCGGTCTGTATTGCCACTCCTGCTTCAACCCATTACACTCTGGTCAAAAGAGCACTTCTCGCAGGTAAAGATGTCTTTGTAGAAAAGCCTCTCTCCCTTAATACGAAAGAAGCAGAAGAACTTATCGAAATTGCAGAGAAAAATGGAAGAATTTTGATGGTTGGGCACATTTTGAGGTATCATCCTGCCATATTAAAGTTGAAAGAGTTGATTGATAGTGGCATGCTTGGAAGGGTTAACTATATTTACTCTAACAGGTTGAACATAGGTAAATTACGGAGTGAAGAAAATATTTTATGGAGCTTTGCCCCTCATGATATTTCGGTGATTTTATATCTCATAAGCGAGGAACCATCCTCTGTTGAAGCCTTTGGTGGAGATTATGTGCAGAAAGGTATATATGACGTGACCATCACTCATTTGGAGTTTTCTCAGGGAGTAAAGGGTCACGTTTTTGTAAGCTGGTTGCATCCTTTCAAAGAGCAGAAATTGGTTGTTGTTGGGTCAACTCAAATGGCGGTTTTTGACGATCTAACCGAGGAGAAGCTGTTCCTCTATCCTCACAAAATAAGGTTTGAAAATTCAATACCTGTGGCGGAAAAAGCGGAAAGGGTCGTAGTGCAGGTAGAAAAGGCTGAACCTTTGAAGGAAGAACTTAAGCATTTTTTACATTGTTGTGAGTTTAGAAAGAGGCCTTGGACCGATGGAAATGAGGGGTTAAGGGTTTTAAGAGTTCTTGAAAAAGCTCAGGAAAGTCTGAATTTAAAGGGGAGGAGATAATGGAAGAACAAAAGAAATATTTTGTTCATCCATCCAGTTATGTTGATGAAAATGTAGAGATTGGTGATGGCACTAAAATATGGCATTTTTGCCACATTCTGAAAAACACCAAAATAGGCAAAAATTGTATACTTGGGCAAAATGTTATGGCTGGGCCTAATGTAGTTATTGGTAATAGGTGCAAAATTCAAAATAACGTTAGTGTATACGAAGGCGTAGAACTTGAGGACGACGTTTTTTGTGGTCCATCGATGGTTTTCACCAATGTGATAAATCCAAGGGCTTTTATAGAGAGAAAGCATGAGTTCAAAAAAACTTTGGTTAAAAAAGGGGCTACAATTGGCGCCAATGCAACTATTGTTTGCGGCGTGACGATTGGAAGGTATGCTTTGGTTGGTGCGGGTGCAGTGGTTACGAGGGATGTTCCTGACTACGCGCTTGTCGTTGGTGTTCCAGCTAAACAGATAGGGTGGGTTTGTAAGTGTGGAAATACCTTAAAAGAGAGCAAGGGTGAAAAATTAATTTGTAGCAGTTGCGGGAGTGAATATCTGGAAAAAGATGGAACTTTAATACCTGTTGTGGAAAAAGTTTGAAGCAATATTTTATAGCCTTTATAATTACAAAATAAATGGAGGTAGTGTGATGAAGAGGCTATTGTTAAGTTTGATCCTTTTGGCTGGAACAACCTTTGCACAGGAGCAACAGGAAGCTGAGCCTGTTGATTCTGCGAAGATATGGCTCTCCATTGGCAGAGATTACCTGAATAAGAACATGTTCGAAGATGCGATAAGAAATTTCAAGAGGTCTTTACGTTGTAACCCTAATTTTATTCCTGCGCATCTTGAGCTGGCAAAAGCATACATTGGTATTGGAACTTCATACCTTTCTAGGGGAATTAGTGATACAGGTTATATGTACGTCGATTCAGCGGAGGCAGTTTATTGGAAAATAAAAGAAATTGACTCGACCGATTCAAGGGGTTTCCAAGGCCTTGGATTCATATATAGTGTAATTAAGAAGGACTACAATAAGGCAATTGAATACTATAAGGCTGCTCTCTCTATTGATCCGGAAAATGTAGATGC
The sequence above is a segment of the bacterium genome. Coding sequences within it:
- a CDS encoding Gfo/Idh/MocA family oxidoreductase — protein: MEVALIGIGYWGKNILRNLKELGALKCAYDSSPERVSQIKAQYPDLNFCGSIEDIWGEPSIRAVCIATPASTHYTLVKRALLAGKDVFVEKPLSLNTKEAEELIEIAEKNGRILMVGHILRYHPAILKLKELIDSGMLGRVNYIYSNRLNIGKLRSEENILWSFAPHDISVILYLISEEPSSVEAFGGDYVQKGIYDVTITHLEFSQGVKGHVFVSWLHPFKEQKLVVVGSTQMAVFDDLTEEKLFLYPHKIRFENSIPVAEKAERVVVQVEKAEPLKEELKHFLHCCEFRKRPWTDGNEGLRVLRVLEKAQESLNLKGRR
- a CDS encoding acyltransferase, which translates into the protein MEEQKKYFVHPSSYVDENVEIGDGTKIWHFCHILKNTKIGKNCILGQNVMAGPNVVIGNRCKIQNNVSVYEGVELEDDVFCGPSMVFTNVINPRAFIERKHEFKKTLVKKGATIGANATIVCGVTIGRYALVGAGAVVTRDVPDYALVVGVPAKQIGWVCKCGNTLKESKGEKLICSSCGSEYLEKDGTLIPVVEKV
- a CDS encoding tetratricopeptide repeat protein codes for the protein MKRLLLSLILLAGTTFAQEQQEAEPVDSAKIWLSIGRDYLNKNMFEDAIRNFKRSLRCNPNFIPAHLELAKAYIGIGTSYLSRGISDTGYMYVDSAEAVYWKIKEIDSTDSRGFQGLGFIYSVIKKDYNKAIEYYKAALSIDPENVDALYGLAKVYQNLGEKATADSVYKTAISKNPKSVGINYSYGMFLVELARYEEAIPYLERALELGIEDKDKEKEVLVAIVKSGIEGG